CAGAAAGGCTTCGGCCTCGCGCATATTCAGGGTGAAGATGGCCGAGGAGAGGCCCTGCCGCACGCCATTCTGGAGGGCAATGGCGTTTTCGACCCCGCCCGAATATTTCAGGAGGTAGAGGATGGGCGCGAAGGTCTCGGCCTGCACGGTGGGGTAGTGGTTCTCAGCGGCTACCAGGGCCGGGAGCACGTAGTGGCCGCCGTGGAGCTCGGCGCTGCTCACCACCTGGCCGCCCGTCAGCACGGTGCCGCCTTCGCGCTGCACGGCTTCCAGGGCATTGGTGAAAGCCGTTACCGCATCGGCGTCGATGAGGGGGCCGACCAGGGTGCCGGCTTGCAGCGGGTGGCCCACCGGCAGCTTGGCGTAGGCGGCTAAGAGGCGTTTCGTCACCTCCTCATAGATATCGGCGTGGATGATGAGCCGGCGCGTGGTGGTGCAGCGCTGCCCGGCCGTGCCCACCGCCCCAAACACGATGGCGCGCATGGCCATGTCCAAGTCGGCCCCTGGGGCCAGGATGATGGCATTGTTGCCGCCCAGCTCCAGCAGCGCCCTACCCAGCCGCTGACCCACGGCCGCCCCCACGGCGCGGCCCATGCGGGTGCTGCCCGTGGCCGATACCAGCGGCACCCGCTCGTCGGCGCTCATGGCTTTGCCTACTTCCGGCCCGCCCAGCACGAGGTTGAAGACGCCTTCCGGCACGGCGTTCTTCGCCAGCACTTCCCGGAGCAGGTGCTGAATGGCTACCCCCGCCAACGGCGTTTTCTCCGAGGGCTTCCAGATAACGACATCCCCGCACACGGCGGCCAGCATGGCGTTCCAGCTCCACACGGCCACCGGGAAGTTAAAGGCCGAGATAACCCCCACGATGCCCAGCGGGTGATACTGCTCGTACATCCGGTGTGCGGGCCGCTCGGAGTGCATTGTCAGCCCGTGGAGCTGCCGGCTCAGGCCCACCGCGAAGTCGCAGATATCAATCATCTCCTGCACTTCGCCCAAGCCCTCCTGCAATATTTTCCCCATCTCGTAGCTCACCAGCTTGCCCAGGGCTTCCTTGTGGTGGCGCAGGGCATTGCCAATCTGCCGCACGATGTCGCCGCGCCGGGGCGCGGGCACCAGCCGCCACTGCGCAAACGCCGTTTCGGCCGTTGCCACCACCGTGTTATAGTCGG
The genomic region above belongs to Hymenobacter psoromatis and contains:
- a CDS encoding aldehyde dehydrogenase family protein; this translates as MKQALEEATKKDVTVPHPHHDPHGIRDVLRQLGVADTNPAFSTGQVWGGKQNAARDIVSPADGQRIAAVAEATVADYNTVVATAETAFAQWRLVPAPRRGDIVRQIGNALRHHKEALGKLVSYEMGKILQEGLGEVQEMIDICDFAVGLSRQLHGLTMHSERPAHRMYEQYHPLGIVGVISAFNFPVAVWSWNAMLAAVCGDVVIWKPSEKTPLAGVAIQHLLREVLAKNAVPEGVFNLVLGGPEVGKAMSADERVPLVSATGSTRMGRAVGAAVGQRLGRALLELGGNNAIILAPGADLDMAMRAIVFGAVGTAGQRCTTTRRLIIHADIYEEVTKRLLAAYAKLPVGHPLQAGTLVGPLIDADAVTAFTNALEAVQREGGTVLTGGQVVSSAELHGGHYVLPALVAAENHYPTVQAETFAPILYLLKYSGGVENAIALQNGVRQGLSSAIFTLNMREAEAFLASPGSDCGIANVNIGTSGAEIGGAFGGEKETGGGRESGSDAWKVYMRRQTNTINYGTELPLAQGIKFDS